One Salvia splendens isolate huo1 chromosome 1, SspV2, whole genome shotgun sequence genomic window, AGCAGCTCCACTCGGGGCCGTGGCACTCCGTGTTCCCAATTTGGCGCGATGCCTACGCAATGGCCTGCCTCCACGTCGCCAAATGCCACTTCTGCTCCGGCGAGCTCGAGCTGGCTCTCCGCGCCCTCGACATGGGCCTCATCATGGGCGGAATCTCGCTGCGGGATGACTTGAATCTCTGCATTCGGAGAGTCAGTCAttatttgagagagagagattccGCCGACGGCGACCAACACCAGAGGGCTGAGTGGTATAGGGATTTCAATTTGGCGGAGGTGAGGTTCGTTTATCccctactctctctctctctggaaAAACCCTAATCTACTCTTGGGAATCATCAAAATTTGACATTGATTGTGCTACTACAGATGCGTGTTCCCTGATTTCGCAGGGTAAAGCTGAAATTGAAAAGCTCTGTAGGGTTTAGGTTGGTATCAATGTTATTTATGTATCTCCACTTTTTAAAATCGTGCCTTGGTTGTTCCTTGGACTTGtatcaaaccctaattcttcAATTGCTTTTGACATTCACATTTATCTGGAGAACTGATGCAGAGATTAACATTCAATCTAGCTAACtttggatatagtattgaaATTGAGATAAGAAATCTAATGTGGGATTTGAgggaaaaaatataatattatgcaAGTAGATTCCATTGTGTATGTGGCCTTGCAACAACCTTGGAACTTTCTCTGCTACGCTTAGTGCTATTTATCGTGCTAACGGACTCAGAAACGGTGGTTTCAATTCCTAGaatcttgaatttgaattggCAGGCAGCTAGGTTATTGCCTGCGAAGTCACTTTCCACTAAAACGGTGGCGAAAAAGGGTGGTCTGTCGTTGGAAGAATTCTTGCGGGAACATTTCATCCCTGGTTTGCCGGTTATAATTAGTGGCTCTATGGATCATTGGCCAGCAACCGATAGATGGAGTGATATGAATTACATAAAAAAGGTTGCTGGTTTTCGTACTGTTCCAGTCGAGGTATCTCCAGTCCTTTGTTTGGTGGAATTCACTATTGCTCAAGTAAAACTTAATGCACCTTTATAATCTACTCACTGAGCAGGTTGGAAGAAACTACTTATCCTCTGATTGGAAGCAAGAGCTGATCACAATTTCTGAGTTCCTGGAGAGGATTCAATCCGGTGACTGTTCTCCTACAAGCACGACTTATTTAGCCCAGCACCAATTATTTGATCAGGCATGTATGATTGTAGAAACCATACTTGGtcttataaaaagaaaatactcACACTCTCTATTGtgtaatactccatataaatgCCAGATACAAGAACTAAAGCAGGATATTGTTATACCTGATTACTGTTTTGCTGGTGGGGGAGAGATCAGGTCACTTAATGCTTGGTTTGGTCCATCTGGGACAGTAACACCTTTGCATCATGATCCTCACCATAATATACTTGCACAGGTACGGCAGATGTAGTTCTATACTGCACAGACGTTTCTCAGTGCAAACAAGTCTATCATGTATTGAAACATTATCGGGCTTTGGCTTGGATTTACACAGTACATGTGTTTTTGTTTAGTCAGGATTTCCAACTAACACATGGTCCTATTGTTTTCTATTAATTGTCTTAGTTATAATATGGTAGTTGTTTGGGTTATTCATATTTCTTGTGCTTCTCCATCTTGTTCCCATGATCTCATGATCATTGTTTTGCATTGTCATTATCAGATTGCTGGAAAGAAGTATATCAGGCTTTACTCTCCTTCATCATCAGAAGAACTTTACCCTCACACAGAGACCATGCTCTGCAATTCCAGTCAGGTAGTTCTCTTGTACGTGTCGTTAATTACTCTATCTCTTCCAAACAACTTTATTATTGTTGGATAGTACTTATACAGCAGATGGCTTGGTTCCTTAATTTGGCTTGCTATCAAGTTAAAATTCTCTACGGTTGATTATTAGAAACGCTGTACATCtactttcttggccttgaaGGTTGATCTGGATGACATAGACAAAGAAGAGTTCCCCAAGATATTGGATTTGGGATTCATCGATTGCATACTAGAGGAAGGCGAGATGCTATACATCCCTCCGAAGTGGTGGCACTATGTTCGTTCTCTCACTAAGAGTTTCTCGGTTAGCTTTTGGTGGAGCGTCGAAGGAAACTCTCTGGACTCATGAGCACTGCATTTTGCTATAGAATAAAGTGTATTGACATATTTTCAGCTTAACATTCTTTATGAGCAGTGCAGTTTCTAGATGTGAAGGGGAGCTTCTTATTGAGTCACATTTAGAACTTGCTATTATTGGATTATTCCAATGTTTTGGGTCTTGGTGATATGTTTTATTATCGAATTCTATCATAGTGTATCAAAAAATTTTACAATTGTCCATTTTGCATATCTTCTCCATTTGTACAACATggctaaaatggaaaaatgagtaTCATAAAAAGAATTGGATTATGctataatgtaatataaattaaaaa contains:
- the LOC121792093 gene encoding lysine-specific demethylase JMJ30-like produces the protein MTLFVMTGSLEKINIRRLRYFGSPALSLINICHCHYNSNSLSTNSSASMSSSTLDTPTLDSQLPSLLHQITEEGGYAFTSIATRAAAGDTRAAEAARELAWEQLHSGPWHSVFPIWRDAYAMACLHVAKCHFCSGELELALRALDMGLIMGGISLRDDLNLCIRRVSHYLRERDSADGDQHQRAEWYRDFNLAEAARLLPAKSLSTKTVAKKGGLSLEEFLREHFIPGLPVIISGSMDHWPATDRWSDMNYIKKVAGFRTVPVEVGRNYLSSDWKQELITISEFLERIQSGDCSPTSTTYLAQHQLFDQIQELKQDIVIPDYCFAGGGEIRSLNAWFGPSGTVTPLHHDPHHNILAQIAGKKYIRLYSPSSSEELYPHTETMLCNSSQVDLDDIDKEEFPKILDLGFIDCILEEGEMLYIPPKWWHYVRSLTKSFSVSFWWSVEGNSLDS